GTGCGAGCCAAGTCATCAACGACTAAATTGATTATTTCACCATAGAAAAAAATCATCCTGATTCTCTCTTACTTGGGCAATATATGTTTGCGGGAGCGAGACAATGGAAAGCAGAAGCAGAAGGGGCAAACTTTTCACGTTGTTTCTCTCGGTCGGCATGCTATACTTCAAAGTGCAAGAACTGTCCGATGCTGGGACCTCATTCATAAATTAAGATATGGTGGGTTTAGCCTATATATAGTTTACAATTCCACTTTCATATTAGTACATTTAGCTTGATTTGAACCAACGACAGCTAGCTACCATGTGGCTGGACCAGTTTTCCCAACAGCGTAACATGGGTAACTTTTTGCCTGCTATCCAACCAATAACTTCAATGCCGCTACCAAGCCAATACACGATATTTACCTGAGAATTAGATTTACACATATTTCACTGCGATTGATTAGTCAACATGCAATAATAAGCTACCTGCAAATAATTCATCTCAGTGATTGACAACATACAGGTCCTGTATACTGTCAATCAGAGATGAATTATTTGCGTTGCTTACTTCATAAAAAACTGTTTATCTGATGGATTTCAGACATCTctttggtttaaaaaaaaagatctctctctctcaattcaatttcaatttaagggctttattggagtggaaaacatatgttttcattgccaaagcaagtgcaaTAGAttataaacaaaagttaaataaacaataaaaaattaacagtaaacattgcactcaaaaaagttccaaaagaataaaaacatttcaaatgtcatattatgtctatatacagtgttgtaatgatgtgccaagagtgtgcaaagctgtcatcatggcaaagggtggctactttgaagaatctaaaatatatttggatttgtttaacacttatctggttactacatgattccatatgttatttcagtgttgatgtcttcactattattctataatgtagaaaatagtacaaataaagaaaaacccttgaatgaataggtgtgtccaaacttttgactggtactgtacatatacactacatgaccaaaagtatgtggacacctgtttgtggaacatctcattccaaaatcatgggcattaatatggagttggtcccccctttgctgctataacagcctccactcttctgtgaaggctttcaaCTAGATTTTGGAACGTTgctacggggacttgcttccattcagccacaagagcattagtgaggttgggcactgatgttgggtgattaggcctggttcgcagtcagcgttccaattcatcccaaagatgttcgatggagttgagatcagggctttgtgcaggccagtcaagttcttccacaccgatctcgacaaaccatttctgtatggaccttgctttgtgcaaggggccattgtcatgctgaaacaggaaagggccttccccaaactgttgccacaaagttggaagcacagaatcatctagaatgtcattgtatgctgtaacattaaagatttcccttccctggaacataattgtacactcacaAACTCAACCAAAAACGAGGGATGACGGGCTTACTTTGCCAACTTCCATTGCTTGGATAATCATTTCGACCCATGACAAAGATGGCcgcggggattcccccaagggcataaggtaAGTGGAGGAGGATGTGTCTTTTAATGAGTTTGAAACGCAGCCATTAGAGTATGCATATTCATGTAAaggctagtagcatagcatctatctccattgaatacaggcggttgacgtcaacaAATATAATCGAATATTCAAAACAAGATttacaataatgagatgtatTCACTCATTCAAAGAAAGGAAAGGCGGGAGCTAGACAGcttgtggacaacgactcccattgtgaGGGCTAAGAGACGTACACTTTTATGAAGGtcttacactattgtggagagatgtactgcttggattctttacctacgataggaataagctgaaacatttttatgtaattaatttaattattcttttggccaaatttcatattcacaaatgtacatttacaaacacaaaaacacattttcttacccaacaaaaagaaattgaactgtattttaagaccattaaatactctactaaccaaaaagctgttagaattataagtgtatgtatgtcccttaaggtcttTGTGTAATGTAATACTGTACCATCTAGCTCAATTGTCCAttgtatataatctatatatacttgtgttccctcgTGTACtctctgtattgatttgttgtttaaaaaaaaaaagttctaAGAGACGTGTATCTCGTTACAGCTCAGTGACGCAACCTGCTTTTGCTTCCGGTTTGTTGCTACGGCAACAGTAACACGCTAACCCAAACTTGAGGCTGCGAGAGTTAGATGCTGCATCGCACTGTTTACTGCTGCTTTTCAGGGAAAACTCACATATTTATTAGAAATTTATTAGAAAAGTGgagttctttaaaaaaataaatcaaattgtAATCATGAGTCAACGACAGGTTTTACAAGGTAAGATCATTCGAAGTTGCATGTTTTCACGACTGTTTTCAAGACAGTTTTGATTGAACCCCAAGCAGTGCCAGGCAAAACTTGAAGAACACGATGACTCATTTGTTGAAATATTAATGGATCTATTTTTTAGTGTTTGAGCAGTATCAGAAATCAAGGACACAGTTTGTGCAGACTATTGCTGAGCTTGCAACAAGACCACAAAACATTGAAACTTTACAAAATGCTGGTAAGTTGGGACTTGAGTCACCTACAGTACCCGTTTCTCTCTAAACCAATATCCTCTTTTAGGTGACTTTCATTGATGTGCTTCTGATCACATTTCTATAGCTAAAGTTAGCTCTTATAACAAGACACAAGTCCTTCCCTACTGTACCTACCTGTCCCTCCTCTAGGTGTGATGTCCCTGCTGAGACCTTTACTGCTAGACGTGGTTCCTACCATCCAGCAGACAACTGCTCTGGCTCTGGGACGGCTGGCCAACTACAATGACGACCTGGCAGAGGCCGTCGTCAAGGGAGACATCCTCCCACAGCTCGTCTACTCACTGACCGAGCAGAacgtatgtctctgtctgtgtatgtgtgtatgtgtgtgtgtacacctacATACCCTCCCTCATTCACCATGCTGAATGTTGTCCCTGACACTGAGAGTGTGTTGGCATTCTCCCCTGGGAAGGGGGCCACTGCAGAGCCTAAAGCACCTTTCACACCACAGCagggcctctctctctatctggtaTCTACCTTCTCACAGGGATCTGGGTGCTTGGCCACTGCTCTGAATGTATACTCTTGctaaagagcatctgctaaatgtgcaTTAAATATTTTATTCTCCCAtcggtgtgtttgtgtgcgtgtgcgtgtgtgtgtgtgtagaggttcTATAAGAAGGCAGCAGCGTTTGTCCTGCGTGCGGTGGCCAAGCACAGCCCTGCTCTGGCCCAGGCCGTGGTGGACTGTGGAGCGCTGGACGCTCTGGTCATCTCTCTGGAAGAGTTTGACCCTGGGGTCAAGGAGGCTGCTGCTTGGGCTTTGGGATACATTGCACGCCACAATGCACGTAAGGATAttgtacacgcacacgcacgcacgcacgcacgcacgcacgcacgcacgcacgcacgcacacacacacacacacacacacacacacacacacacacacacacacacacacacacacacacacacacacacacacacacagtaacaaccCTCCCCTTTCTGTATGTAGACCTGTCTCAGGCGGTAGTGGATGCGGGGGCCGTTCCTCTGCTGGTGCTGTGTATCCAGGAACCAGAGGTGGCCCTGAAACGCATCGCTGCCTCGGCCCTTAGCGACATCGCCAAGCACTCCCCTGAGCTAGCTCAGACTGTGGTCGACACCGGCGCCATCGCACACCTGGCCCAGATGATCCTCAACCCTGATGCCAAACTGAAGGTGAGGGGGCAggaacactgagacaaaataagGCCTACCTAGACAGGTTTGCAGATTAAATGTATGTCATGTGGAAAGACATAAACGAGATTAGGTTAGATGTTACAGTCGTCTCTAAAACCCTGCATTCCACTCTCgttctttcctccctctcctcttcttcaatCCCTTTCCCtccccatgcccccccccccccctcccctccattcAGAGGCAGGTGTTCTCTGCCCTGAGTCAGATCAGTAAGCACTCGGTGGACCTGGCTGAGATGGTGGTGGAAGCAGAGATCTTCCCTGCTGTCCTGGCCTGCCTCCGAGACCCAGATGAGTACGTCAGGAAGAATGTTACCACACTGATGAGAGAGATCACCAAACACACacctgaggtacacacacacacacacacacacaccaaacatcaGAGGTACACAAATGATACACACACCACACTTCAAAGCACACATTCATCTAcaccaaacacaccacacactagAGGTACCAAAACAAATTCTCACCTGTATCCCTACCCTcgcctgaatgtgtgtgtgtgtatagctgtCTCTGATGATCGTGAACGCGGGTGGTGTGGCGGCGGTAATTGACTACCTGGGTGATAGCCGTGGTAACGTGCGGTTACCTGGGATCATGATGCTTGGATATGTGGCCGCTCACTCTGAAAACCTTGCCATGGCCGTCATCGtgtctaaggtgtgtgtgtgtgcactgtgcatgtctccaaggtgtgtgtgtgcactatgcATGTCTCCAAGGTGTGTGCACTGTGCATGtctctaaggtgtgtgtgtgcactgtgcatgtctccaaggtgtgtgtgtgtgtgcactgtggatgtctctaaggtgtgtgtgtgcactgtgca
This region of Salvelinus alpinus chromosome 8, SLU_Salpinus.1, whole genome shotgun sequence genomic DNA includes:
- the spag6 gene encoding sperm-associated antigen 6, whose amino-acid sequence is MSQRQVLQVFEQYQKSRTQFVQTIAELATRPQNIETLQNAGVMSLLRPLLLDVVPTIQQTTALALGRLANYNDDLAEAVVKGDILPQLVYSLTEQNRFYKKAAAFVLRAVAKHSPALAQAVVDCGALDALVISLEEFDPGVKEAAAWALGYIARHNAHLSQAVVDAGAVPLLVLCIQEPEVALKRIAASALSDIAKHSPELAQTVVDTGAIAHLAQMILNPDAKLKRQVFSALSQISKHSVDLAEMVVEAEIFPAVLACLRDPDEYVRKNVTTLMREITKHTPELSLMIVNAGGVAAVIDYLGDSRGNVRLPGIMMLGYVAAHSENLAMAVIVSKGVPQLAICLSEEPEEHIKAATAWAFGQIGRHTPEHARAVSTANVLPKLLALYMDTDSSEDLQVKAKKALKSILQKCTYLPALEPLLYEAPSNILKHVVCQFSKVLPHDSKARRLFVTSGGLKKVQEMKADPGSALQEHINSINNCYPEEIVRYYSPGYSETLLARVEKYQPV